DNA sequence from the Amycolatopsis sp. Hca4 genome:
ATCTTCGCCGCGGCCAGGATGGACAGTGCGGTGAACGCCGGGATGCACGCGCAGACGACGACTTCGGCGCCGGCCGCCTTGAGCGCGGACAGCTGCGGCGTCACGTCGGTGTTGGCGCTGTCGTAACCCTGCCGGACGACGACCTGGTCCTTGACGAACCGGTCGAGCCCGGCCTGGGTGTCACGGCCGACGTCGTCGTTCTGCGTGAAGTAGCCGATCTTCTTGCCCGCGAAGGTGTCCTTGACGTACTGGCCCTGGATCTTGCCCTCGCGCGTGTAGTCCACCTGGTACCCGAAGGTCATCGGGTCCTTCTGCGGGTTGTCCCAGGCGAGCGCGCCCGAGGACACCAGCAGGTCCGGCACGCCTTCGGAGTTGAGGTAGTCGACCACCTTCGAGTGCGTCGGCGTCCCGAGCCCGCCGACGATCGCGAACACCTTGTCCTGCAGCACCAGTTTCTTCACGACTTCGACGGTCTTCGTCGGGTTGTAGCCGTCGTCCTCGACCTTGTACTCGATCTTCCGGCCGTTGATCCCGCCGCCGTCGTTGATCGCCTGGTACACCGCGCGGGCGCCGACGGAGATCTTGCTGTACCCGGGCGCGGCCGGGCCGGTGAGCGGCTGGTGGGTGCCGATGACGACGGTGTCCTTGGTGACGCCGACCGCCGAATCGGCGGCCTGCTGCCCGCCCCCGTCGCTCTCCCCCGCGCCGCCGCACGCGGTCAATGCCAGGGCGAGGGCGAGGAACCCCGCGCCGTACCTAGTGGTTCTCATGGTTCTCCTTTTTCTCGGCGGGCTTGCGGAGAAGAGCGCGGAGCCGGTGGAAACCGCCCTGGATGCCGCGCGGGAAGGCGAGCACGACGACGATGAGGATCACGCCGTACACCGCGAGCGGGAGGTTGTTGGCCACGTCGGTGTTCAGGTGCAGGACGTCGGCGAGGTCCTCGGACCAGGCCTGGAAGTACACGAGCGCGACCGCGCCCCACAGCGCGCCCCACAGGGACCCGAGCCCGCCCAGCACCACCGCGGCCAGCAGGCTCAGCGACAGCGCGGGGGTGAACGAGCCGGGTGCGGCGGTGCCGAGCAGGAACGCCTGCAGGCCACCGGCGAGCCCGCCGCACACCGCGCTGACCAGGAAGGCGAGGATCTTCGTCCGCCCGACGGCGATCCCGCTCAGCGCGGCGGCGACCTCGTCGTCGCGGACCGCGCGGAAGTCCCGCCCGAGCCGGCCGCGGACGATGTTCGCCACCAGCACCAGCGCGACGAGCACGCTGAGCCAGACGATCCAGGTCTGCCAGCGCAGTTCCGGGACGCCGATCCCGGCCGGTCTGCTGTGGACGGTGAAGCTCAACCCGTTGCTGCCGCCCAGGAAGTCGGGGAACTTCCGGGTCAGCGCGGGCAGGCCGACGGCCAAGGCGAGGGTCGCCCCGGCGAGGTACGGGCCGCGCAGCCGGGCCGCCGCCGCGCCGGCCAGCAGCCCGGCGAGCCCGCCGGCGGCCGAGGCCAGCAGCAGGTCGGCCCACAGCGGGAACGACGGCACCCGCCGCACCAGCAGCGCCACCGTGTAGGCGCCGATGAACATGAACGCGCCGTGCCCGAGGGAAACCTGGCCGGTGAGCCCGGTCAGCAGGGTCAGCCCGGCCACCGCGATCAGGTAGTAGCCGATGGTCGCGAGGCGGAGGTTGGTGAACTCGTCGGTGACCAGGGTCAGCAGCACGACCACCGCGAACGCGCCCAGCGCGGCCAGCGCGTGGACGAGCAGCGGCGGCAGCGAGCGGCGCTGCTTCACCGGCGTGGCCGTGGCTTCCGCCGGTTTCGTGCGCACGGTCATACCCGCCTCACCTTGGCCCGGCCGAACAGCCCGCTGGGCCGCAGGGTCAGCACGACCACCAGGATGGCCAGCGCGGCGATCGTCACCATCTCCGGTCCGAAGTATCCGGACACATAGGACAGTCCGACGCCGAGGACGAACCCGCCGGCGATGGTGCCCAACGGGTTGTCGAGGCCGCCGAGTACCGCCGCGGTGAGCGCGTAGACGAAGACGCCGTCCAGCACGTTCGGGAAGAGGAACGGCGGGGTGGCCAGCAACCCGGCGAGCGAGCCGACGGCCGCGGCCAGTCCCCAGCCGGCGGTGAGCATCAGCCCGACCCGCACCCCGAGCGTCCGCGCCACTTCCGGCGCGAACGCGGCCGCGCGCATCCGCAGGCCCAGCGGCGTGTACTTGAACACCACCAGCACCAGCGCGGCGATGGCGAGCACCACCAGGACCACGAACAGGTCGTTGGCGGAGAACCGGCCGCGGAAGTCGAAGGCGTAGGGGAACGCCAGCGGCTCGTTGGACCAGATCATGCCCGCGACCGCCTGCAGCACGAGCAGAAGTCCGAGCGTGACGATGATCGAGCTCAGCTCGGAGCGGTGCCGCAGCGGCCGGATGAGCAGCCTTTCGGTGGCGACGCCCAGCACGGTCCCGGCGACGATGGCGACGGCGAACCCGAGCCAGTAGCTGCCGGTCGCCTTCGTCACCGAGTACGCGAGGTAGGTGGAGATGAGGGCGAGGGCGGGTTGCGCGAAGTTCACCACCCGGGTGGCCCGGTAGATGATGACCAGGGCGAGCCCGAGCGCCGCGTACACCGCGCCGGCCGAGATCCCGCCGAGGGTCAGGTCGAAGAAGTCCTGCATGCCGGACCGTTCACCTCCGTGTCGTTCAGAAACCCAGGTAGGCGTGGCGAAGGCCGTCGTCGGCCAGCAGCTCCGCGGCGGTGTCGACGGCCACGACCCGGCCGAGCGCGAGGACGTACCCGCGGTCGGCGATGGACAGCGCGGAGTGCGCGTTCTGCTCGACGAGCACGACGGTGAGGCCGGTGGCGGCCCGCAGGTCACGCAGGATGCCCATGATCCGCGCGGTGATCAGCGGCGCGAGCCCGAGCGACGGTTCGTCGAGCAGCAGCAGCGACGGACGGCTCATCAGCGCGCGGCCGATGGCCAGCATCTGCCGTTCGCCGCCGGAGAGCGTCGACGCGGGTTTCGCCGCACGTTCCTCCAGGGCCGGGAACAGCTCGTACATTTCCGCGCGCGCGGCGGCCCGGTCGGCCCGGTCACGCCGCCACAGCGCGCCCAGCCGGAGGTTTTCGTCGACGGTCAGTTCGGTGATGACGCCGCCGCCTTCGGGCACGTGCGCGACGCCGCCGCGCGCGATCCGGTCGGGCGCCAGCCCGGTGAGTTCCCGGCCGTCCCAGGCGATCCGGCCGCCGCGGGCGGGGTGCAGGCCGCTGATGGTGCGCAGCAGGGTGGTCTTCCCGGCGCCGTTCGCCCCGAGCACGGCGGTGATCCCGCCGCGTTCGACGGTGATGCCGACGCCGTCGAGCGCGCGGACGGCGCCGTAGGAGACGGAGAGCTCTTCGATCTCAAGCACCGGTCGCCTCCTCGGCGGGGTCGCCGAGGTAGGCCTCGGTCACGCGGGGGTCGGCCTGGATCTGCGCCGGCGGCCCGGCCGCGATCACCTCGCCGAAGTTGAGCACCACCACCCGGTCGCAGACCTGCATCACCAGGTCCATGTGGTGCTCCACCAGCACGACCGCCATGTGCCGGCGCAGCGAGAGGATCAGCGTCGACAGCTCCACCAGCTCGGCGGCCGACAGCCCGCTCGCCGGTTCGTCGAGCAGCAGCAGGTCCGGTTCGGCCACCAGGGCACGCGCGAGCGCCACGCGTTTGCGCACGCCGTACGGCAGCACGCCCGGCAACCGGCCGGCGAGGTCGGCGATGCCGAGCTCGCCGAGGGTTTCGCGGGCCCGCGCGGCCAGTCCGGCTTCGTCGCGCGCCGAACGGCCGGCGCCGGCGAGGGCCGGGAGCACGCCGGTCCGGGCGTGCCGGCCCGCGCCTGCCATGACGTTTTCGAGGACGGTCAGCCCCGGGAAGAGCCCGAGGCCCTGCAGCGTCCGGACGATCCCGAGCCGGGCGAGGTGCTCGGGGCGGTGCCTGCCGAGCGGCCGCCCGCGCCACCGCACCTGGCCCGACTGGGGCCGGACGAAGCCGCAGACGACGTTGAACAGCGTCGTCTTGCCCGCGCCGTTGGGCCCGATCACCCCGACGACGGTGCCGGCGGCGACGCCCAGGTGGACGTCGTGCAGGGCGGTGAGGCCGCCGAAGCGCACGGTGAGGCCGTCGACCACGAGCAGGTCTTCGCCGGGCAATGCCTCACCAAGAAGCGTCATCGATGACTCTCCGTCCCACCATGTGGACCTCGTCGTACCGCGCGGTCGGTATGAAGAGGGTGGGGTGCGGCGGCGGCGAAGTCAAGACCGGACCGAACGGGACTTTCTGCCCGACTCGCACGCAAAAGGGGACGCTTCTCGCCGCGAGGGCGAGGAGCGTCCCCTTCAGCTCACCTGGTGAGCGGCGCCGGGCTCAGCCGTTGCCGGTCTGGGGCGCGATCATCGAGGAGGCGTCGATCCGCGTCTGGACCACGCCCAGCTGCTGCAGCAGGTCCGGCACCCGCTGGATGCGGCGCGCGTCGAGGTTGGACCCGAAGGCGGGCATCACCATCAGGCTGGCGATGTCCTGGTCCACCTTGGCGTTGCGGACGACGAGCGGCTCGATCCGGGACCGGTCGACCGCGGCGCGGGTGGCGTTGAGCATGGCGCGCTGGAAGGCCCGCATCGTCTTCGGGTGGTCCTGGACCCACTTGGCGGTGGCGCCGTAGCCGGTGAGGGGGAAGCCCTGGGTGCTGCCGCTGGCGGCGTCGATGACCGGGTACGCGCCGACCATCCGGGCGGCCTGGGTCAGGAACGGTTCCGGCTGGTAGGCGGCGTCCACCCGGCCCTGCGCCAGCGCGGTGCCCATCTCCCCCAGCGACATCGGGACCCACTGCACCTTGCCGGGGTCGACGCCGTGGTCGCGCATCACCGACCGGGTCAGCACGTCCGACGCGGCGTTCTTCGAGCTGATGGCGATCCGCTTGCCCTGCAGGTCGTTGACCGTCTTGACCGGCGAGTTCGGCACGGTGACGACCTCGTTGCTCTGCGGGCTGGCCGACGTCCCGTCGGTGACCAGCTTGATGTCCGCGGCGCCGCTGCTCTTGGCCAGGAAGAACAGGGTGTAGGTGGACAGCGCGATGTCGTCCTGGCCGCCGGTCATCCGGCTCAGCGTCTCCTGGCCGCTGGTGCCGACGTCGGTCTGCACCTCGAGGCCTTCGGCCTTGAAGTACCCGCCTTCCTGGGCCAGCCACAGCGGCGCGAGGTCGACGGTGGTCAGGATCGCGACCCGGATCGACGGCTTTTCGACGGCACCGGCATCGGAGGGGCTCTTGAGCTGGCTGCACCCGGTCAGCAGGACGGTGAAGACCAGGGCGAGCACGGCGAGCCGGCGGGTCGAGGCGCGATGAAGCATGCCACTCCTCGGAGAAGATTACGGAGATCACGGAATACGGCTCGTTCGGCCGTGATCAGCCGGACTGTAGATGACGATTTCCCGGGCCGCAAACACGTTGCCGAGAAATACATCCCGTCAGGTTCACGCGAAAGAGTGACAACGGGGCGGACAGGTAAGCCACTGACAGGATGCCGGGTCACGCGGGAAAGAAACCGACGCCGGTCGTGCAGGTTTCGTGATCTTGCCACCGCTGGTAGAAGCCTCGGATTGCGCTGATCGTCGTAACGCCGGACGGTGGCGATGCGACTGCTCGGCGTAACCGCCGGTGCTGGACGGCTGAACCCCGCCGA
Encoded proteins:
- a CDS encoding ABC transporter substrate-binding protein gives rise to the protein MRTTRYGAGFLALALALTACGGAGESDGGGQQAADSAVGVTKDTVVIGTHQPLTGPAAPGYSKISVGARAVYQAINDGGGINGRKIEYKVEDDGYNPTKTVEVVKKLVLQDKVFAIVGGLGTPTHSKVVDYLNSEGVPDLLVSSGALAWDNPQKDPMTFGYQVDYTREGKIQGQYVKDTFAGKKIGYFTQNDDVGRDTQAGLDRFVKDQVVVRQGYDSANTDVTPQLSALKAAGAEVVVCACIPAFTALSILAAAKIGYKPQFVVSSIGADPATLSGLLQDFAKRGGASVSSGQLLAGLIGTGYLPDVAQIADPWVAYFKGIHDKYIAKEPFTNTVLFGMVQAYTFGQALKAAGPEPTRQKVVDAMSSGALKGPGLTPFGFSKDSHAGYTGAYVFKINPDTTTTVIQPPAVTDRGTGAITPYSGERATPEQVNLVSK
- a CDS encoding branched-chain amino acid ABC transporter permease, whose product is MTVRTKPAEATATPVKQRRSLPPLLVHALAALGAFAVVVLLTLVTDEFTNLRLATIGYYLIAVAGLTLLTGLTGQVSLGHGAFMFIGAYTVALLVRRVPSFPLWADLLLASAAGGLAGLLAGAAAARLRGPYLAGATLALAVGLPALTRKFPDFLGGSNGLSFTVHSRPAGIGVPELRWQTWIVWLSVLVALVLVANIVRGRLGRDFRAVRDDEVAAALSGIAVGRTKILAFLVSAVCGGLAGGLQAFLLGTAAPGSFTPALSLSLLAAVVLGGLGSLWGALWGAVALVYFQAWSEDLADVLHLNTDVANNLPLAVYGVILIVVVLAFPRGIQGGFHRLRALLRKPAEKKENHENH
- a CDS encoding ABC transporter substrate-binding protein; translated protein: MLHRASTRRLAVLALVFTVLLTGCSQLKSPSDAGAVEKPSIRVAILTTVDLAPLWLAQEGGYFKAEGLEVQTDVGTSGQETLSRMTGGQDDIALSTYTLFFLAKSSGAADIKLVTDGTSASPQSNEVVTVPNSPVKTVNDLQGKRIAISSKNAASDVLTRSVMRDHGVDPGKVQWVPMSLGEMGTALAQGRVDAAYQPEPFLTQAARMVGAYPVIDAASGSTQGFPLTGYGATAKWVQDHPKTMRAFQRAMLNATRAAVDRSRIEPLVVRNAKVDQDIASLMVMPAFGSNLDARRIQRVPDLLQQLGVVQTRIDASSMIAPQTGNG
- a CDS encoding ABC transporter ATP-binding protein; this encodes MTLLGEALPGEDLLVVDGLTVRFGGLTALHDVHLGVAAGTVVGVIGPNGAGKTTLFNVVCGFVRPQSGQVRWRGRPLGRHRPEHLARLGIVRTLQGLGLFPGLTVLENVMAGAGRHARTGVLPALAGAGRSARDEAGLAARARETLGELGIADLAGRLPGVLPYGVRKRVALARALVAEPDLLLLDEPASGLSAAELVELSTLILSLRRHMAVVLVEHHMDLVMQVCDRVVVLNFGEVIAAGPPAQIQADPRVTEAYLGDPAEEATGA
- a CDS encoding branched-chain amino acid ABC transporter permease, whose translation is MQDFFDLTLGGISAGAVYAALGLALVIIYRATRVVNFAQPALALISTYLAYSVTKATGSYWLGFAVAIVAGTVLGVATERLLIRPLRHRSELSSIIVTLGLLLVLQAVAGMIWSNEPLAFPYAFDFRGRFSANDLFVVLVVLAIAALVLVVFKYTPLGLRMRAAAFAPEVARTLGVRVGLMLTAGWGLAAAVGSLAGLLATPPFLFPNVLDGVFVYALTAAVLGGLDNPLGTIAGGFVLGVGLSYVSGYFGPEMVTIAALAILVVVLTLRPSGLFGRAKVRRV
- a CDS encoding ABC transporter ATP-binding protein; the protein is MLEIEELSVSYGAVRALDGVGITVERGGITAVLGANGAGKTTLLRTISGLHPARGGRIAWDGRELTGLAPDRIARGGVAHVPEGGGVITELTVDENLRLGALWRRDRADRAAARAEMYELFPALEERAAKPASTLSGGERQMLAIGRALMSRPSLLLLDEPSLGLAPLITARIMGILRDLRAATGLTVVLVEQNAHSALSIADRGYVLALGRVVAVDTAAELLADDGLRHAYLGF